One window of Sulfurospirillum sp. 1612 genomic DNA carries:
- a CDS encoding chloride channel protein translates to MKKHVVEQTVIFLSVTKWLLLSSVMGVIIGALMALFLWILEYSVNSRGLLPFHYYFILPFALPLTVFVIKTFAPNAQGHGTEKVIEAVHKNGGKIKVAVMPIKLLATVFTIFAGGSVGKEGPGAQIGAGASSVIASMLKFSKADRKKLVICGISAGFASVFGTPIAGAIFGIEVLTIGVIMYDVLLPSFIAGFAAFTTAQFLGTDYTYFDIHFYKPMDLDLTLIAEVLVAGIFFGFVADFFITVLTEIERVIEKIKLNVYLKAFGAGVVMVIATLIVGDRYLGLGLDVIGNALDPEGFLSAGIHWYDFILKTVFTAISLGAGGSGGIVTPIFYIGATSGVAFGHIMHNEVALFGALGFVSVLAGATNAPIASIIMAVELFGIEIAHYAAISAVVAFLVSGHRSVFPSQKIAMSKSGNIEIEAGDDIEHSNISIHTEDIEKFRHIGSQLKYKRLKWQAKNFNRKK, encoded by the coding sequence GTGAAAAAACATGTCGTCGAACAAACCGTAATATTTCTCAGTGTCACTAAGTGGCTACTCTTGTCATCTGTCATGGGCGTGATTATTGGTGCCCTTATGGCACTCTTTTTATGGATACTTGAGTATTCTGTCAATAGTAGAGGGCTCTTGCCGTTTCATTACTATTTTATCCTTCCTTTTGCCCTGCCGCTGACCGTTTTTGTCATCAAAACATTTGCGCCCAATGCGCAAGGACATGGTACCGAAAAGGTCATTGAAGCCGTGCATAAAAATGGTGGCAAGATTAAAGTGGCTGTGATGCCGATCAAGCTATTAGCCACGGTTTTTACCATCTTTGCTGGTGGTTCTGTGGGGAAAGAGGGTCCGGGTGCACAAATCGGTGCAGGGGCTTCTTCTGTGATTGCTTCTATGTTAAAATTTAGTAAAGCCGATAGAAAAAAATTAGTCATTTGCGGTATTAGTGCCGGGTTTGCTTCGGTTTTTGGAACCCCGATTGCTGGTGCAATCTTTGGTATTGAGGTGTTGACCATCGGTGTGATTATGTATGATGTGTTGTTGCCCTCTTTTATCGCAGGATTTGCGGCATTTACTACGGCGCAATTTTTAGGAACAGATTATACCTATTTTGATATTCACTTCTACAAACCGATGGATTTAGATTTGACCCTGATTGCAGAAGTATTGGTAGCGGGAATTTTCTTTGGTTTCGTTGCGGATTTCTTTATCACCGTGTTGACAGAAATTGAGCGCGTTATTGAAAAAATTAAACTCAATGTCTATCTCAAAGCTTTTGGTGCCGGCGTGGTTATGGTCATCGCGACTTTGATTGTGGGTGATCGATATCTTGGCCTTGGTCTTGATGTGATTGGTAATGCTTTGGACCCTGAGGGTTTCTTGTCTGCGGGTATTCACTGGTATGACTTTATCTTGAAGACAGTTTTTACGGCAATCTCGCTAGGTGCTGGGGGAAGTGGTGGTATTGTAACACCGATTTTCTATATTGGTGCGACCAGCGGTGTGGCTTTTGGACACATTATGCACAATGAAGTGGCACTTTTTGGCGCCTTAGGATTTGTGAGTGTTTTAGCAGGAGCTACCAATGCACCGATTGCATCTATCATCATGGCAGTGGAGCTTTTTGGTATCGAGATTGCACATTATGCTGCAATTTCTGCGGTTGTTGCTTTCTTGGTTTCAGGACATCGAAGCGTCTTTCCGTCTCAGAAGATTGCTATGAGTAAGTCAGGAAATATCGAAATTGAAGCAGGGGATGATATTGAGCACTCCAATATCAGTATCCACACTGAAGATATTGAAAAATTCAGGCATATTGGATCGCAGCTAAAATACAAAAGACTCAAATGGCAAGCCAAGAATTTTAATAGAAAAAAATAA